CGGTTCTTTAAGCAGCTTTCAAACCGATTGGCAACCAAGTATCGAAAATCAATCAGAGACGGTGTTGTTATAAAATACGGAAAGAAACATTTTTCATGGGAGATGTACTATGGACTAAAAAAGAAGGTGTGGCATAGGTTAGGGAATATGTGTCCTGACAGGGACGAGATGAAGGTGATTTATTCTCTGCCTGAATCAACGGTGCGATGGTTTTCCGCATGGTACGAAGGGAGGTTTGTCGGAAGCCTTTACTGTTATAGGACGCCATCGCTATATACATTAAAAGGAACAATCCTTAATTACGATTTTCCCAAGCTCAACATCAATCTGAGATTATATGTGGAATCCATAAGATCAGCATGTGAGGAAGGGATGAAATATTATGATTTTGGGTCTACGCCACCGCCAGGTAGTAGCCACTATGCATGGAAATTGACATTCAATGGTTCGCCCCGTCCTATAGACTATTTTGAAAAGGTCCTGGATCCTCTCCGTGTCCTTGTCAGAAAGTCTTTGATCCGAGGCTCTAATTTGCTTGGGAAAGAATGTACGTACAAATACAAAACCCTTAACCCGCTTGTCAGGTGGCTGGAGGAGTAGAGTTGGTAATGTCTAAGAAAAATGTCAGGTCGTATTATGCAGGTGACACATTCTTGTGGCAAGATTTGTCAGGCGACTTAGCAATACGGTATGCGAATGCAATCCAGCAGATTATCAGTACTCTACCTTATAAGGGCAAGCGTGACGGCAGTGGTGTATGCGCTGATATTGGTTGCGGGGGCGGTAGGTACACACAACTTCTCACCCACTATTTTCAGGGGGTATGTGGACTTGATTATACTTTTCATTTTCTGAAGGCGGGCAGGGAACTATTTGGCGGCCATATCGATTTCGTTTGCGGCGATGCGGTCAACCTGCCTTTATGCAATAATTCAATGGATTTTATTTTGTCTGTGGGCCTGACCGAATGCCTTTCCTCTACTCAAATGAGCGCTTTCTTTGTTGAGGTGAGCCGTGTCTTGAAACCGGGCGGCTACGCGCTCGTCCGGGTCTGGAAACGTGTGGGATTCAGTTATCTACTTAGCAGGGTGGGTAAGGGTATTTCAACAGCCTATCCTGAGTTCTACTTTCATTCTGAAAGGCATATAAAAAGGTTCTGCGCGCATGCGTCCTTTCGCCAAACAACTTTCTTTGGCGCTCTTCTGATCGCAAGGTGGTATTTTGAAAGGAGAATTGCCTGGCCGCATAAAATAAAAGAAAAACTCCTTGTTGTCGAAAGTAATTATCGAAAATACAGTTCGCTATACGATACCTTTTTTTTTGTGCACAAAAGTGAACAACTATACGCCATTACATCCTTCACGCCTTATTCAAGCGTTTTGCCATTATTTAAAACGAATTGAATTTACTGGCAATAGTCTGCCTGAACAACGCTCGCAACGGAATACCAAGGGTATGATCCGAATATTGTATACCGACGATTCCCTTCCTGTTGGTGGAAAAGAAATTTTACTTCTCGAATATCTTAAAAGAATTGAGAGGGATAAATTTCAAGTGCATTTAATTACACTGAGCTCAACCGGCGCACTCACGGATGATGCAATTAAATTGGCTGATGCCTATACCTGCATGAAACGTAAGCATAAGTTTGACCCGTGGGTGATCCTGGGATTAAGACGCTACATGCGGGACAATAAAATCCAAATAGTTCATACCAGCCAGTGGATTGACAGTCTATATGTGTATATCGCTTCCTTGGGGCTGAGAGCTAAAAGGATTTCTACAATACACGGCTATATTTCCGGCTGGCGAAGAAGGGTTCACAAACTTGTATTAGGTCAGTTCGAACAAGCGATCTGTGTTTCTCAAAGTTCACGAGACGAGTTGATCAGGCAGGGTTATCAGGCTAAAAGATTTTCAGTGATTCACAATGGAATAGACCTAAGTAAATTCAGAAAGAAGTCTTTTTACAACGATGCTGAAAAAAAACTTATTATTGGAATGACAGGAAGCTTCAGAAAAGAACGAGATCACCTGACTTTATTAGGGGCGGTTCATCGGTTAATAAAGGCAGGATATAAAAATGTGGAATTGCTGTTCTTTGGCGGAGTACTCGATCCTGTGTGTAAAGATGATGTTTTGAATTATATATTAGAAAATGAGATTGGCAGCTATGTAAAATTCTCAGGGGTTCAAAGAAATATACTAGAACTGCTTTCGCAACTGGATATATATGTGGCTTCTTCTCATTCTGAGACTTTTGGTCTTGCCCTTGTTGAGGCAATGGCAAGCGGTTTACCAGTAATAGTCTCTGAAATACCCCCATTTATGGAAATAATTGAAAATGGAAAGTATGGACTTTATTTTGAAAAGGGCAATTATAAGAAACTTGCAATGGAAATAGAGTTTTTAATGAACAATAAATCTGAAATGATCCATTATGGCGCATTAGCCTTTGAAAGGTCGACTGAATTTTCTATCGAATCCAATATAGATCAACTTGAAAATGTTTATCGAAAAATTCTAGATTGAGATCGGGTTCAACCAGTCTTTTAAATGAAAATACTTATTGCTAACTACCGCTATTTCATCTCAGGGGGGCCTGAACGATATATGTTCAATGTCATTGATGCATTGAGAGAACAAGGCAATGAGATTGTCCCTTTTTCTATCCATTACACAAGAAATCGCTCAACCCCGTATGCTCCATATTTTGTTGAGCCATTAGGAGGGCGTGACGAAGTCTTTTTTAGGCAGCAGCGAATGTCTCCTCAGACAACAATTCGAACTATTTCAAGACTATTTTATGCTCGAGACGTAGAAATCGCAGTAACGAAATTGGCAAAAAAAACCAAGCCGCAAATTGCTTATGTCCTCCATTATTTGCGGAAACTTTCACCGTCACTCCTGGTTGGTTTGAAAAAGGCAGGTATACCGATTGTCGTACGGCTTTCGGATTACGCCATGCTGTGTCCCCAAGCGCATTGCATCCGAGACGGATCTCCTTGCGAACTGTGCGCTCAAGGCAAACTTTATCCCAGCATGAAATACAGTTGTGTGCAAAAAAGTACAGTTGCTTCACTGCTGAACGCTTTGGCTACCTGGTACCATCGTGGAATGGGCTTTTTTGATCTGATCGATAAGTTTGTCGTAACCAATGAATTTATGTATGAAATGATGTTAAACGCAGGTTATTCAAAAAGCCGATTGGTATGTATCCCAACATTTGTGGATGAAACGGTTTTCCATCCAACTCCAGATTTTTCAAAATCAAACTACTTTGTATTTTCCGGAAGGCTTGAGCCCATCAAAGGAATTGAGGTATTGTTCAGGGCCTTTTCCTTACTGAGGAACAAACGCCCTGACCTGGGCTTTCAATTAAAGTTGGCGGGTTTTGGTGAAAGCAGGTTTTTAGAGCAACTCAAAAGCAGGTGCAAGAGTCTGGGACTAAATGACTATGTTCATTTCATGGGCAATTTAAGCACAGAGGATCTCTCTACCCTGCTTGCTGGCGCACTTTTCTCCGTTGTACCCTCGCTTTGGTATGAGAATCTTCCGAATACGATTCTTGAAAGCTATGCCTGCGGAACGCCTGTGATTGCCTCTGATATTGGAAGCCTAAGCGTTTGTGTAAGTCACGGCGAAACAGGCTTTCTCTTCCAGCCTAATAACCCTATGGAACTTGCGAAATACTTGGAGAAGAGTCTCGACAATCCCGATAAAATGCTCGGCATGGGAAAAACTGCAAGAAATTTGGCTTTAAATAAATATTCAGCTAAAAAGCATCTTTCGAGTTTGGAAGAGTTATTTCAGAAACTGGCACGGAAAAATGACTCGGGTAAAAATAATGGAGGACATGGTTGATGCGCAAGTTATTTAGAGAACTATCCGAATTAGTGAATTACCATCAGAAACACGGAAAGGATTTCGCTGCACATGACCGATTCAATGTTTTTGAAAAAGCGGTAAAGAAATTAGACGCTTGGGGATTTCCCTGTCTCAATAAAAAGACAGTTCTGGATCTCGGCTGTGGGCAGCGGTTTCCTTTTGCGCTTCAGTGTGCTGCATCTGGCGCTCAAGTAACTGCCATCGATTTGAATTATGTAAAACCAAGTGCCTTCCTTTTAAGTTTCTTTAAAATGTTCAAACATAATGGCGTGAAGCGGGCCTGCAAGTCTATATTGAGGCGGCTTTTCTTCGATGGTGCATATTATAAAGCCTTAGAAGCGAGCGCAGGCCTGCCATTACGAAAATTTATTCCCGAAATAGATTTTGTGGTCGCAGATCCCGAATCCGGTTCGTACCCCCTTCCTTCTGGGCAGTATGATTTGATTTCCACAAATGCAGTCATTGAGCATGTGGACAATGTGTCTAATTTTGCTGATGAAATATATCGTCTATTGCGGGGGGGGTACTTCTATGGCATTATTCACAACTTCTACTCCCTGTCCGGTGGGCACAACTTGGAGTGGGCTTTTCCTGATGAACAGCCATCCCAAAAAGTTCCGCCTTGGGATCACCTCCGCGCGAACAAATACCCCAGTTGGGTACCCCTGAATCGCTTGCTGCCGGAAGAATACCTAAAGGCCTTTTCAAAACATCTGGATGTGTTGCTCTTTGAAGGAAGAGACATTAACCATGATCCTGGTGGGTTTGAAGGGGAACAATTTCTGACACCGGAGATAGAGAGTGAACTAAAAGAATATCCACGAGACTTGTTACTCACACGGGGCTGGTGCATCATATGCCGGAAGGCATAGCTGAATATTCTTAAATAAACCAGTTGAATCTTTGGAATCTAAAGATAAGGGTGAGATATAAATGGAATGCGCAGTCATAACAACCTATCGCTGTAATGCCAGATGCGGGATGTGCAATACGTGGCAGCACCCGAGCAAGGCATCAGAGGAATTCAATCCTGAAATCCTGGAAAAGATACCGGCGGGGATGAAACGGCTTAACATCACCGGCGGAGAGCCGATGTTGAGAAAAGATATTGCTGATATTGTAAGGATTTTAGACAAAAAAACAGATCGGCTTGAAATCAGCACCAATGGTTATTTCTATGACAGAATTGAGGAAATTGCCAAGAAATTCCCGAACATTACCATCCGGGTCAGCGTTGAAGGACTTCCGGCATTGAATGACAGGCTTCGGGGCATCGAGAACGGATTTGACCGCGCCATGCGTACCATTCTTCGCCTGCGGAATCTGGGTATAAAGGATA
This Candidatus Desulfatibia profunda DNA region includes the following protein-coding sequences:
- a CDS encoding class I SAM-dependent methyltransferase, producing MRKLFRELSELVNYHQKHGKDFAAHDRFNVFEKAVKKLDAWGFPCLNKKTVLDLGCGQRFPFALQCAASGAQVTAIDLNYVKPSAFLLSFFKMFKHNGVKRACKSILRRLFFDGAYYKALEASAGLPLRKFIPEIDFVVADPESGSYPLPSGQYDLISTNAVIEHVDNVSNFADEIYRLLRGGYFYGIIHNFYSLSGGHNLEWAFPDEQPSQKVPPWDHLRANKYPSWVPLNRLLPEEYLKAFSKHLDVLLFEGRDINHDPGGFEGEQFLTPEIESELKEYPRDLLLTRGWCIICRKA
- a CDS encoding methyltransferase domain-containing protein gives rise to the protein MSKKNVRSYYAGDTFLWQDLSGDLAIRYANAIQQIISTLPYKGKRDGSGVCADIGCGGGRYTQLLTHYFQGVCGLDYTFHFLKAGRELFGGHIDFVCGDAVNLPLCNNSMDFILSVGLTECLSSTQMSAFFVEVSRVLKPGGYALVRVWKRVGFSYLLSRVGKGISTAYPEFYFHSERHIKRFCAHASFRQTTFFGALLIARWYFERRIAWPHKIKEKLLVVESNYRKYSSLYDTFFFVHKSEQLYAITSFTPYSSVLPLFKTN
- a CDS encoding GNAT family N-acetyltransferase, which translates into the protein MATKYRKSIRDGVVIKYGKKHFSWEMYYGLKKKVWHRLGNMCPDRDEMKVIYSLPESTVRWFSAWYEGRFVGSLYCYRTPSLYTLKGTILNYDFPKLNINLRLYVESIRSACEEGMKYYDFGSTPPPGSSHYAWKLTFNGSPRPIDYFEKVLDPLRVLVRKSLIRGSNLLGKECTYKYKTLNPLVRWLEE
- a CDS encoding glycosyltransferase family 4 protein; its protein translation is MNNYTPLHPSRLIQAFCHYLKRIEFTGNSLPEQRSQRNTKGMIRILYTDDSLPVGGKEILLLEYLKRIERDKFQVHLITLSSTGALTDDAIKLADAYTCMKRKHKFDPWVILGLRRYMRDNKIQIVHTSQWIDSLYVYIASLGLRAKRISTIHGYISGWRRRVHKLVLGQFEQAICVSQSSRDELIRQGYQAKRFSVIHNGIDLSKFRKKSFYNDAEKKLIIGMTGSFRKERDHLTLLGAVHRLIKAGYKNVELLFFGGVLDPVCKDDVLNYILENEIGSYVKFSGVQRNILELLSQLDIYVASSHSETFGLALVEAMASGLPVIVSEIPPFMEIIENGKYGLYFEKGNYKKLAMEIEFLMNNKSEMIHYGALAFERSTEFSIESNIDQLENVYRKILD
- a CDS encoding glycosyltransferase family 4 protein, which translates into the protein MKILIANYRYFISGGPERYMFNVIDALREQGNEIVPFSIHYTRNRSTPYAPYFVEPLGGRDEVFFRQQRMSPQTTIRTISRLFYARDVEIAVTKLAKKTKPQIAYVLHYLRKLSPSLLVGLKKAGIPIVVRLSDYAMLCPQAHCIRDGSPCELCAQGKLYPSMKYSCVQKSTVASLLNALATWYHRGMGFFDLIDKFVVTNEFMYEMMLNAGYSKSRLVCIPTFVDETVFHPTPDFSKSNYFVFSGRLEPIKGIEVLFRAFSLLRNKRPDLGFQLKLAGFGESRFLEQLKSRCKSLGLNDYVHFMGNLSTEDLSTLLAGALFSVVPSLWYENLPNTILESYACGTPVIASDIGSLSVCVSHGETGFLFQPNNPMELAKYLEKSLDNPDKMLGMGKTARNLALNKYSAKKHLSSLEELFQKLARKNDSGKNNGGHG